The nucleotide sequence CAATTGAGGCTGCTGACGCTGGTAAAAAGGTCGTATTGATAGAGAGTCAGCCTATGGTTGGCGGTAACAGCGTACTTTCCACAGGCGGACTTAATGCTGCAAAAACAAAATATCAGGATGAAAATGAATTTGCAGAGGCTGACGGTGTTGAGAAACAGCTTGCAGCAGCTGCAGAAAAGTATTCTGACAATGAGACAATTACAGAACTTGCAGCTACTGTTAAAGACCAGTGGGATGAATATCAGGCATCAGGAAGCGGATATTTTGATTCAACAGAACTTTTTGAGCTGGATACAATGATAGGCGGTAAGGGAATTAATGATCCCGAACTCGTAAAAACACTTTGCGAAGGCAGTGCTGATGCGATTGACTGGCTTGGAACAATAGGTGCTGACGTTAATAACGTATCAAGCTTTGGTGGTGCATCTGTTAAGAGAATCCATCGTCCTGTAGGAGAAGATGGAAAGACAACAGCTGTCGGAGCGTATATCGTACCTATACTTGAAAAGAATATCGAATCAAGAGAAAATATAACACTTCTTCTTGATACAACTGCAAAGAAGATTATCACAGACAGCAACGGTGCAGCAGTCGGAATAGAGGCTGAGGGCTCTACAGGCGAGAAGGTTACGGTAAATTCCAAGGCAGTAGTAATGACCACCGGCGGATTCGGCGGAAACCTTGATAAGGTAGTAGAATACAAGCCTGAACTTAAGGGATTCATGTCAACAAATGCATCCGGAGCACAGGGTACAGGAATCGATATGGGTGTTGAGATCGGCGCAGCTACAGTAGATCTCGATCAAATCCAGATTCATCCTACAGTAGAAGCAAATTCAGCACATCTTATTACAGAAGGACTTCGTGGAGACGGTGCTATCCTTGTTAATGCAGAAGGAAAACGTTTCACAGATGAAGTAGGAACGAGAGATGTTGTCTCAGAGGCAGAGATACAGCAGACCGGCGGAAAAGTATGGCTCATAATGGATCAGGACATGGCTGATGCATCCAGCGTTATCCAGGGATATATCAACGCAGGATATACCAAGACAGGTGAGACTTATGCAGAGCTTGCTGATGAAATGGGTGTAGATGCAGCTGCTTTTGAAGAGACAATGAATGCATGGAATGAATGTGTTGATAATAAGAGTGATCCGGAATATGGAAGAACAAGCTTCGCAGATAAGCTTGATACCGCACCTTATTACGCTATAAATGTAACACCGGGTATACATCACACCATGGGTGGTCTTAAGATCAATTCAAATACTGAAGTTCTCGATGAGAGCGGAAATGTTATTCCTGGATTCTTCGCTGCCGGAGAAGTTACAGGAGGAGTTCACGGAGCAAACCGTCTCGGCGGAAATGCAGTTTGTGACTTTACTGTATATGGAAGAATTGCAGGACAGAATTCTGCAGCATTTGTTAAATAAGTTTATAGGTTAATTTTCTGATGCTGGCGTTACAATTCTTTGTCTAACTGGCTGGGCAGAGGATTGTAGCGCTTGTTTTTAAAAGTAGATAGGTTTTAATTATTGATTTAATAAATTCATATTTATAATACTCATAATACCCCTTTTCGACAGATCTAAACATCAGATCAGCATGGAGAGAATATGATTAAAGAGATTATGGCTTCATTCAAACTTGTTGCTTCACGGCATGGATGGAAAAACATATTGATAATCATTTTCTGGACGGCGCTCTTTGCGTTAGTCTTTTCTTTTAATTTCAACCGTATATATAATCTGAACAAGGAAAATACAAGTGTAAAAATTGATGGAAGAGCATATCAATTTGAAATCGCTTTAAATAAATATATAGATGGAGCCAATGAATACATCAGGAATCTGGCAGAGAATATTGAATATCTTAAGGCTGAAGGTATTCCGGAGGAACAGTTTGATATTTATCTTGAGATGCAGAAACAGATTTTCATAAAAGTAAAGCCGGATAATGCATTAAGAATGTATATGTATGTTGATGGTAATTTTTATGCATCAGATATAAAGGATCTGGACAGCAGCTTTAAACCTACAGATCAGGACTGGTATACGGATACATTCAGGGAAGAGAATAATGTCATTTATATACTTCCGGATGAGGAACATTTGGGATCAAAGATATTTACAATCGCAAAAAGAATTGAAGGCAGTCGGGATGTTGTAGCAGTAGATATATATCTTGGAGAGTTAAAAAATATTATAGAGGAAATATACCCGGATAATAAATTCGGGGAAACCTTTGTTATTGATAATGAGGGTGTTATTGTTGCAGGTACACTTGAAGACGAAATAGGAAAGAATTATTTTAGTGAAAGCGGAGAAAGTCATGAGATTGTGACTCAAATTTTGATCAAGAATAATAGAGAGTTTTCTTTAGGGGAAAAAAAAGATATAAAGGCTGTTTTTGCCCGTGAGATTGGCGGGGGCTGGTATATCTTCAGTATAACAGAATATAATAAGGCATTTAAGAATTACTATAGGATCATACGTACAAGTGCAGTTATAGGTGTTATAGGATTTTTACTGGTATTTTTTTCTACAGTATTAAATACTGCCCGCCTTATTAAAATAGAGGAGATGAATTTAAATCTCGTATCTGTATCAAGTATATATGTATCAATGTATAAGATAGATCTTGAAGAAGACAGTTTTGAAGAAATTAACTGTACAAATAAGGATGTAGCTTCGCTTCTGGGAAGTAAAAGAGATTATGCCAGAGCCAGGATGGGGATGATAATGGAACGGCTTACGGTTGAAAGCTCAAGAAAGAAAATGCTTGAATTTTCGGATCTTGCTACCATATCCGAGCGTATAGCGGATAATGATACGATCACAGAGGAATTTCTTGATAATAAAAATAAATGGTGCAGAGCAAGATTTATAGTCGCTGAGAGAAATGATCAGGGGAAGGCTACGGGAGTTATCTGGCTGGTAGAGCTAATTGATAAAGAGAAACGGAACAGAGAAAAATTAAAGAAACTTTCAGAAACCGATGCAATGACCGGAGTATATAATCGAGGTGGCGGAGAAAAGAAAATTAATGATATACTTGAAAAAGGTGCCAGAGGAATGTTTATTTTGCTGGATGCTGATAAATTCAAATCTGTAAATGACACATTTGGTCATGCTGTGGGGGATAAGGTTATTATTGCGATAGCTAATGCAATGAAGAAGACCTTCAGGGATAAAGATGTTATAATGAGACTCGGAGGAGATGAATTTGCAGCCTATATCGCTGATATAAATACAATAGTGAAGGGCAGGGTCATACTTGAACGTTTTATTAAGAACATTGGAAGTATAGTCATTCCGGAGATGGGAGACAGAAGGATAGAAGTAAGTGTAGGAGCGATCATACATGCTGAAAGAGACAATGTGACTTTTTCAGAACTCTACAAGTGTGCGGATCAGGCTACATACGAGAGTAAACGCAGCAAAGGCAGCTGTGTGACATTTTATAATGAAATATTATAAAAAACAAAGGAGAATTTATGAAGATCATTTCATGGAATATTGATTCACTGAATGCTGCACTGACAGGAAGTTCAGACAGGGCAGAACTTACCAGAGCTGTTATTAAAAAAATAGTTAATGAAGATGCAGGAATAATAGCAATACAGGAGACAAAGCTTCCTTCGACAGGAATGAATGCAAAGCAGGAAACAGCGCTCAAGGATTATTTTCCTGATTATGAAATAGCTTTTGTATCCTCTGAGCCTCCGGCAAAAAAAGGCTATGCCGGAACAATGATACTTTATAAAAAGGATATTGGGATAAATGTAGACAAACCTGCGATCGATGCACCGGATACCATGGACAATGAGGGCAGGATCTTAACATTGGAAACAAAAGATTTTTATCTAGTGTGCGTTTATACTCCTAATGCAGGAGATGGTCTTAAACGTCTTGCCGAAAGACAGGTATGGGACAGAAAATTTAAGGAATATCTGCAGAAACTCGATAAAATAAAACCCGTTATCAGCTGCGGTGATTTTAATGTAGCCCATAATGAGATAGACCTTGCAAATCCTGCGACTAATCATTTTTCTGCAGGTTTTACAGATGAAGAGAGAGCTGGTTTTACAGAGCTTCTTTCTGCAGGATTCATTGATAGCTTCAGATATCTGAATGGAGATGTAAAGGATAAGTATTCCTGGTGGTCACAGAGGATAAAGACCAGCAAGGCAAATAATTCAGGCTGGCGTATAGATTATTTTATAGTAAGTGACAGGATCAGGGATAAAGTAAGAAAATCTGAAATGATGGATTCAGGAGAACGGGCTGACCATGCGCCTGTGTTTATTGAATTTGAATCATGAGCGAACTGTAAAGAGAATCCGGCTATTCCGGATTCTCTTTTTATGATATAATCAACTTAAAATATCATCTGAGGTAACTGAATAGTTACCTTCTGATCACATATCTAAAAAGGGGATTTATATGAATAGGAAACTGCCGGGAATATTGGTTACGGCTGCAGGAATAATTTTTTTGGTGATTATTTTCGCAATGAAAACCGATATTGTCATCTATACACATTACAGCAGCTGGAAGATTCTTTTGGCTGTGTCAGTTCTGATACTTATTCTTGGAATGATCCTGCTATCTATCGCTTTTATCAGAGAACGTTTGGAAAATGCCAGAAAAACAGAAACCGAACTTGACAGGGAATACAATAGAAAAAGAGCCGTCAAGTTAAGGTCAGCAGCAGATATAAGAAATTTCTACAGGGAATTAAATGATACTCCGGAGGTTGTAGCTGCTTTTACCAGACTTATCAAACAGCTGGACGAAATAGAGGAACTTAAGGTAAAACTCCAGAGGCTAATGGAAATAAACAATCTGGAGATCTTTGGGAACACCAGAGAACTTCTGGACAGGATAGAGGATTATCTTTGCGGTAACTGTCGCAAGGCTGTAAACAACTATATTGTTGATGAGGATGATAAGGAAGAACTTAAGCATTCCGTCCGGCTTCTGGCTGAGGACAATTCTGAAAAACTCCGGGAAGTCAGGAATTTTCTGGATCAGCTGAGGGATTATGCAAATTCACAGGAAGATGATGAGGAAGCAGTAGAAACATTAAAGGTATATTGCAATACGATCAGAAAATCAGTAAGTGAATAAGGGGGAAGTATGAAGATTAAAAAGCTTGTTTCTTTGATAATGGTACTGGCAGTTGCAGCATCTTTAACAGCCTGTGGAGATATTAAGACTGTGAATGATTCAAAAAAAGATGCACTGAGCTATGATGATGCAGTAAAAGAACTTGATGTGTTTGTAGGTGAGATCTCGCCTACATCTACTACACCGAGGCTTGATACGGATCTGGGTGAGGAAGATATAGCTTCATCGCTGGCGGATATTGATACTTTTGAGATCACAACGGAGGGAAACGGAAGCATCAACATAGAAATAGCTGCCCCCTCTGAAATTTCCGGAAGCTCGCAGCCTGATAACTGGCTGAATGTTATGGCGGAAAAATTTAATAAAGAGCGCAATGAAATAGGCGGAGATACAGTTTCTGTCACCATCAGAAAGATTTCTTCCGGTGAAGTCGTAACTTATATGGCAGATGGTGGATACCGGCCGGACGCTTATATCCCGTCAAACTATGCCCTTGGAGAGATGCTTGAGGCGAGTGGGATATCTACGGTAAAGGTTGCAGACAGGATTGCCGGAAACACAGCCGGAATACTGATGAAAAAGTCAACAAATGATGAATTTGTTAAAAAATATGGAGAAATAAACATGAAAAACGTTCTGGATGCAGCAAATGCAGGTGATATCGTATTTGCGTATACGAATCCGTATACTTCCGCAACGGGACTAAACATTCTTACTACAATGCTGGCATCCTTTGACAGCAGCAATCCTCTTTCTGAAACAGCAGTATCGAAGCTCACGGAATATCAGAAAAACGCACCGACTGCTGCATATACGACAGGAGTTTTGAGAAATTCTGCTGCAAAGGGAATAGTTGACGCAATGGTGATGGAGGAACAGGCATATATCAATACTCCGGAGCTTAAAGATTACGTATTTACACCTGCCGGTATCAGGCACGATCATCCTGTATATACATTTGATTATGTAAGTCCGGAAAGACAGGAAGCTGTCAAAATGTTTACGGATTTCTGTCTTACGGATGAAGCACAGAAAACAGCTGCAAAGGATGGCTTTAACAGAAATGATGAATATATTTCGCAGGAGACAGGTCTGGATGGAGCAGGATATATCGCTGCCCAGAAGGTCTGGAAGCAGAATAAAAACGGTGGGAAACCGGTAGTAGCGGTATTTGTTGCCGATGTTTCCGGTTCGATGGATGGAACGAGACTCAATTCACTTAAACAGTCTCTCATAAATACCATGCAGTATATAGACAGCAGTAATTACATAGGTCTGGTAAGCTATTCGGATGTTGTAAATATAGAACTGCCCATAGGACAGTTTGACAATAAACAGAGGGCTTATTTCTCGGGTGCTGTAAAAGACCTGACGGCAACGGGCGGAACTGCTACCTATGACGGTGTTCTGGTAGGCATGAAGATGCTGGAGGAATACAGAAAGGAAGTTCCAAATTCAAAGCCTATGCTTTTTGTACTTTCAGATGGTGCACAGAATGTCGGCTATACGTTAAAAAGAGTAACACCCATAGTCGGGGGCTTGTCAATCCCTGTTTATACGATAGGTTATGAAATGAGTGATGATGACAAAGAGAGCCTGCAGCAGCTGTCGGATGTAAATGAGGCAGCCTGCATAGATGCAGATGTAGAAGGTATAGTCAATGATCTGAGAAATTTATTTAACGTAAATATGTAAATGTAAAATATGAAAATAAAAATATTGCAGAAGAAAATCGCAGAATATCCTAAGAAGGTAATGGCGCTGGAGAAAATGTATGAATCGATCCCGGGCATAAAAAAACTGTCAGAGGAGATGGAAAATATAGACAGAGCCAAAAATCCTGAAGAAGAACTCAGGAGAAAGCTGAAATTATTAAAGGGTTACAGGATAAGCCTGGATGCCTTATATGATAATTATATAAGGATCAGGGATGATATCGGAGCTGACCTTAAAGACCTGAAGGAAGAGGAACCGGATGAAACGGTCAGACTGAGTATGATACAGGCAGAACAGCTTATATTATCCGTAAATGCATCTGCTGGAACACTCGGTGAAGAGAGGAAAAGTCTGGATTTCTCGATTCAGAAATTAGAAATGCTGTTAAAAGGGATGAAAGAAAAAAGTGAAAATTTTATGAACTAGTTAAATTTTTGCATACAATAGTTGACGTTAAAACAAAAAAGAGTATAATAGTTCGTACCCGAACAATTCGGAATCTAATTATTCGGCTACGAACTAATTTTTTTTTAAAAGGAGCTGTTAATAAATATGGCAAACGTCAAAAGAGTTCTTACTAACAGATCCTGACTGTAAATTGGGGTGAAAATGGATAATAGAAGCGTATTGAAAAGTGTTGGCTGGCTGTCTTCGTTGATCACAAGGCGGATGGATCAGCTCTGTGCTGCAAGAAAACTCAGCGGGGCAGAGGGAAGGATACTTCATTTTGTAATGACGATCGATCATGATATTTTTCAAAAGGACATAGAGTTTGATTCACACCTTAAAGCATCAACTGTATCGGAAATTTTGAAAAGTATGGAACAAAAGGGACTTATCAGGAGAGAGTCAGTCGCGCATGATGCCAGATTGAAAAAAATAGTTCCTACAGAGAAAGTCGCAAAGCTGAAGGAAGAGGTTATGTCTGATATGGCTCAGTTGGACAGGGATCTGACAGAAGGGATAAGCGACAGCGAATTAAAAATGTTTGGAGAGGTATGTCTGAAGCTTATAGGAAATCTAAAAAAACTGGAAGAGAGGAAATGAGATGCATAACATTAAGACTATAGCCAAGTGCATAAGAGAGTTTAAAAAACCATCTATGCTTGCACCTTTTTGTGTTGCATTAGAGTGTATGCTCGAGTGCTTTATACCATTGATAATGGCAAGGCTGATAAATCAGATGGATGGAAGCTCCATGAGACCTATAATCGAAAATGGTACCTTACTTATCGTAATGGCTTTTGGCTCCCTCGCATGCGGAATACTGGCAGGTAAATATGCTGCAACAGGTTCCACGGGTCTTGCAAAAAATTTAAGGGATGATCTTTTTAACAGGATAAATGATTTTTCATTTGCGGATGTTGATAAGTTTTCAACTTCGTCGCTGGTAACGAGGATGACCACTGATGTTACCAATGTGTCAAATGCCTATCAGATGCTTATAAGAATGGCATTCAGGGCTCCGCTGATGCTTTTGTTCTCAATAATCATGAGTGCGACCATTAACTTTAAGATGGCTACGTATTTCATGGGAATGGTTCCGGTGCTGGCAATTGTCCTTTTCGGAATCGTCCACATAGTGCGCCCCATATTCAAGCGCATATTTAAGAAGTATGATGCGCTGAATAATTCCGTACAGGAAAACATTGCCGGAATCAGGGTAGTTAAGGCATTTGTAAGGGAAGACTATGAAAAGAAAAAGTTCTCGGATGCAGCAGAGGAGGTAAGAAACGATTTCACAAACGCTG is from Lachnospiraceae bacterium C1.1 and encodes:
- a CDS encoding flavocytochrome c, translated to MSSFGKKVLSIAIACVFCGSLIAYTSTHKAQETAQVGADTSEIPADAVTAEGSAQGMDGEVKVEVVATADRIYSVAVTEENETEGIGSKAVESIPGAIYEAQCVDVDAVTGATITSTAIKEAVSAAITSAGFDLSVFQAGGAAASAAAATAAPEEKKEDATYDTDIVIVGAGGAGMTAAIEAADAGKKVVLIESQPMVGGNSVLSTGGLNAAKTKYQDENEFAEADGVEKQLAAAAEKYSDNETITELAATVKDQWDEYQASGSGYFDSTELFELDTMIGGKGINDPELVKTLCEGSADAIDWLGTIGADVNNVSSFGGASVKRIHRPVGEDGKTTAVGAYIVPILEKNIESRENITLLLDTTAKKIITDSNGAAVGIEAEGSTGEKVTVNSKAVVMTTGGFGGNLDKVVEYKPELKGFMSTNASGAQGTGIDMGVEIGAATVDLDQIQIHPTVEANSAHLITEGLRGDGAILVNAEGKRFTDEVGTRDVVSEAEIQQTGGKVWLIMDQDMADASSVIQGYINAGYTKTGETYAELADEMGVDAAAFEETMNAWNECVDNKSDPEYGRTSFADKLDTAPYYAINVTPGIHHTMGGLKINSNTEVLDESGNVIPGFFAAGEVTGGVHGANRLGGNAVCDFTVYGRIAGQNSAAFVK
- a CDS encoding diguanylate cyclase — protein: MIKEIMASFKLVASRHGWKNILIIIFWTALFALVFSFNFNRIYNLNKENTSVKIDGRAYQFEIALNKYIDGANEYIRNLAENIEYLKAEGIPEEQFDIYLEMQKQIFIKVKPDNALRMYMYVDGNFYASDIKDLDSSFKPTDQDWYTDTFREENNVIYILPDEEHLGSKIFTIAKRIEGSRDVVAVDIYLGELKNIIEEIYPDNKFGETFVIDNEGVIVAGTLEDEIGKNYFSESGESHEIVTQILIKNNREFSLGEKKDIKAVFAREIGGGWYIFSITEYNKAFKNYYRIIRTSAVIGVIGFLLVFFSTVLNTARLIKIEEMNLNLVSVSSIYVSMYKIDLEEDSFEEINCTNKDVASLLGSKRDYARARMGMIMERLTVESSRKKMLEFSDLATISERIADNDTITEEFLDNKNKWCRARFIVAERNDQGKATGVIWLVELIDKEKRNREKLKKLSETDAMTGVYNRGGGEKKINDILEKGARGMFILLDADKFKSVNDTFGHAVGDKVIIAIANAMKKTFRDKDVIMRLGGDEFAAYIADINTIVKGRVILERFIKNIGSIVIPEMGDRRIEVSVGAIIHAERDNVTFSELYKCADQATYESKRSKGSCVTFYNEIL
- a CDS encoding exodeoxyribonuclease III — translated: MKIISWNIDSLNAALTGSSDRAELTRAVIKKIVNEDAGIIAIQETKLPSTGMNAKQETALKDYFPDYEIAFVSSEPPAKKGYAGTMILYKKDIGINVDKPAIDAPDTMDNEGRILTLETKDFYLVCVYTPNAGDGLKRLAERQVWDRKFKEYLQKLDKIKPVISCGDFNVAHNEIDLANPATNHFSAGFTDEERAGFTELLSAGFIDSFRYLNGDVKDKYSWWSQRIKTSKANNSGWRIDYFIVSDRIRDKVRKSEMMDSGERADHAPVFIEFES
- a CDS encoding VWA domain-containing protein, which gives rise to MKIKKLVSLIMVLAVAASLTACGDIKTVNDSKKDALSYDDAVKELDVFVGEISPTSTTPRLDTDLGEEDIASSLADIDTFEITTEGNGSINIEIAAPSEISGSSQPDNWLNVMAEKFNKERNEIGGDTVSVTIRKISSGEVVTYMADGGYRPDAYIPSNYALGEMLEASGISTVKVADRIAGNTAGILMKKSTNDEFVKKYGEINMKNVLDAANAGDIVFAYTNPYTSATGLNILTTMLASFDSSNPLSETAVSKLTEYQKNAPTAAYTTGVLRNSAAKGIVDAMVMEEQAYINTPELKDYVFTPAGIRHDHPVYTFDYVSPERQEAVKMFTDFCLTDEAQKTAAKDGFNRNDEYISQETGLDGAGYIAAQKVWKQNKNGGKPVVAVFVADVSGSMDGTRLNSLKQSLINTMQYIDSSNYIGLVSYSDVVNIELPIGQFDNKQRAYFSGAVKDLTATGGTATYDGVLVGMKMLEEYRKEVPNSKPMLFVLSDGAQNVGYTLKRVTPIVGGLSIPVYTIGYEMSDDDKESLQQLSDVNEAACIDADVEGIVNDLRNLFNVNM
- a CDS encoding MarR family transcriptional regulator; protein product: MDNRSVLKSVGWLSSLITRRMDQLCAARKLSGAEGRILHFVMTIDHDIFQKDIEFDSHLKASTVSEILKSMEQKGLIRRESVAHDARLKKIVPTEKVAKLKEEVMSDMAQLDRDLTEGISDSELKMFGEVCLKLIGNLKKLEERK